In Nocardia sp. NBC_00403, one DNA window encodes the following:
- a CDS encoding SDR family NAD(P)-dependent oxidoreductase, with translation MRGGGRETGGRNDAYFKDKVCVITGAGSGIGRALAENLAGRGAKLALSDIDTEGLAETVRRCEALGAEVKSDRINVAEREAVLLYADAVRAHFGKVNQVYNNAGIAYHGEVIRSEFKDIERIMDVDFWGVVNGTKAFLPMLIESGAGHVVNVSSLFGLIAVPGQSAYNAAKFAVRGFTESLRQEMLVGRHPVQVTCVHPGGIKTAVARNATYAEGIDGKNAASMFDKKLAMHTPEMAAQTITEGVRKGHGRVLIGWEAKALDLFVRITASGYQRIAAVVNRRFQL, from the coding sequence ATGAGGGGTGGCGGCCGGGAGACGGGTGGGCGCAATGACGCTTACTTCAAGGACAAGGTCTGTGTCATCACCGGTGCCGGCTCCGGCATCGGCCGCGCGCTCGCGGAGAACCTCGCCGGGCGCGGCGCCAAGCTCGCGCTGTCGGACATCGACACCGAGGGCCTCGCCGAAACGGTGCGCCGCTGCGAAGCGCTCGGCGCCGAGGTGAAGTCGGACCGGATCAATGTGGCCGAGCGCGAGGCCGTGCTGCTCTACGCCGACGCCGTGCGGGCGCACTTCGGCAAGGTCAACCAGGTCTACAACAACGCGGGCATCGCCTACCACGGCGAGGTGATCCGTTCGGAGTTCAAGGACATCGAACGCATCATGGACGTCGACTTCTGGGGTGTCGTCAACGGCACCAAGGCGTTCCTGCCGATGCTGATCGAGTCCGGCGCGGGCCATGTCGTCAACGTGTCCAGCCTGTTCGGCCTGATCGCGGTGCCCGGCCAGAGTGCGTACAACGCAGCCAAATTCGCGGTGCGCGGGTTCACCGAGTCGCTGCGCCAGGAGATGCTGGTCGGCCGGCACCCGGTGCAGGTGACCTGCGTGCATCCCGGCGGCATCAAGACCGCGGTGGCCCGTAACGCCACTTATGCCGAGGGCATCGACGGCAAGAACGCCGCATCGATGTTCGACAAGAAGCTGGCGATGCACACCCCGGAGATGGCCGCGCAGACCATCACCGAGGGCGTGCGCAAGGGGCACGGCCGGGTGCTGATCGGTTGGGAGGCGAAGGCGCTCGACCTGTTCGTCCGTATCACCGCCTCCGGCTACCAGCGCATCGCCGCCGTGGTGAATCGCCGGTTCCAGCTCTGA
- a CDS encoding AMP-dependent synthetase/ligase, whose translation MREFEVPASYTIPEDANNSDNVFRHAEQSPGAVLFNIPNGNGGFADVTAAEFAKTVTSVAKGFIASGIELGDRVAIMAPTRYEWAVLDFAIWAAGGCTVAIYDSSAPEQAKWILQDSATKLLVLDSDKHRAVIDEIDAGALTDLKETLQIDKGAIEELTTRGADLDDEAVHARRAQVNAASPATLIYTSGTTGRPKGVMLSHSNLYAESKSDRIALSKYVTAGKKTLMFLPLAHVFARGVTLAAFDAKVIVAFTSDWSTLVDQFGSYRPHFILAVPRVFEKVFNSAKQKAHDGGKGKIFDAAAETAIAWSESLDNGGPGLVLKLKHTLFDKLVYSKLRVALGGQCEAAVSGGGPLGARLGHFFRGVGVTIYEGYGLTETTAAITVNTPENIRVGTVGKPTEGHAVKIAEDGELLLRGSVVFNGYWGNATATEEAFADGWFKTGDLGAIDADGYVTITGRKKEIIVTAGGKNVSPGLMEDSLRAHPLISQVMVVGDGQPFIGALITLDPEALPGWKERHNLPADTPIEKLIENPELVAEVDAAIADTNKKVSHAEAIKKIRILPVDWTQETGELTPKMSLKRAVVMKQYASEVEKIYS comes from the coding sequence ATGCGAGAGTTCGAAGTCCCGGCTTCCTACACCATTCCGGAAGACGCGAACAATTCCGATAACGTCTTTCGGCACGCCGAGCAGTCGCCGGGCGCGGTGCTCTTCAACATTCCGAACGGCAACGGCGGATTCGCCGATGTGACCGCCGCGGAATTCGCGAAGACCGTCACCAGCGTCGCCAAGGGCTTCATTGCCTCGGGTATCGAACTCGGCGACCGCGTCGCCATCATGGCCCCGACCCGCTACGAGTGGGCCGTGCTCGACTTCGCCATCTGGGCTGCCGGTGGCTGCACCGTCGCCATCTACGACAGCTCCGCGCCCGAGCAGGCCAAGTGGATCCTGCAGGACTCCGCCACCAAGCTGCTCGTGCTCGACAGCGACAAGCACCGCGCGGTCATCGACGAGATCGACGCGGGCGCACTGACCGATCTGAAGGAGACTCTGCAGATCGACAAGGGTGCAATCGAGGAGCTCACCACTCGCGGCGCCGACCTGGACGACGAGGCCGTGCACGCGCGCCGCGCACAGGTCAACGCGGCCTCGCCCGCGACCCTGATCTACACCTCCGGCACCACCGGTCGCCCCAAGGGCGTCATGCTCTCGCACTCGAATCTCTACGCCGAGTCGAAGTCCGACCGTATCGCGCTGAGCAAGTACGTCACCGCCGGCAAGAAGACGCTGATGTTCCTGCCGCTTGCGCACGTCTTCGCGCGCGGCGTCACGCTGGCCGCCTTCGACGCCAAGGTCATCGTCGCCTTCACCTCCGACTGGTCCACCCTGGTCGACCAGTTCGGCAGCTACCGCCCGCACTTCATCCTCGCGGTGCCGCGCGTGTTCGAGAAGGTGTTCAACAGCGCGAAGCAGAAGGCGCACGACGGCGGCAAGGGCAAGATCTTCGACGCAGCCGCCGAGACCGCCATCGCCTGGAGCGAGTCGCTGGACAACGGTGGCCCCGGCCTGGTGCTGAAGCTCAAGCACACGCTGTTCGACAAGCTGGTCTACAGCAAGCTTCGCGTCGCGCTCGGCGGACAGTGTGAGGCCGCGGTATCCGGCGGTGGACCGCTCGGCGCACGTCTGGGCCACTTCTTCCGCGGCGTCGGCGTCACCATCTACGAGGGCTACGGGCTCACCGAGACCACCGCGGCGATCACCGTGAACACGCCGGAGAACATCCGGGTCGGCACCGTCGGCAAGCCGACCGAGGGCCACGCCGTCAAGATCGCCGAGGACGGCGAGCTGCTGCTGCGCGGTTCGGTGGTGTTCAACGGCTACTGGGGCAATGCCACGGCCACCGAGGAAGCGTTCGCCGACGGCTGGTTCAAGACCGGTGACCTCGGCGCGATCGATGCCGACGGCTACGTCACCATCACCGGCCGCAAGAAGGAAATCATCGTCACCGCGGGCGGCAAGAACGTCTCCCCTGGGCTGATGGAGGATTCGCTGCGGGCGCATCCGCTGATCAGCCAGGTGATGGTCGTCGGTGACGGCCAGCCGTTCATCGGCGCGCTGATCACCCTCGATCCGGAGGCGCTTCCGGGCTGGAAGGAACGCCACAACCTGCCCGCGGACACCCCGATCGAGAAGCTGATCGAGAACCCCGAGCTGGTCGCGGAGGTCGATGCCGCGATCGCCGACACCAACAAGAAGGTGTCGCACGCCGAGGCGATCAAGAAGATCCGCATCCTGCCCGTCGACTGGACCCAGGAGACCGGCGAACTGACCCCGAAGATGTCGCTCAAGCGCGCGGTGGTCATGAAGCAGTACGCCTCCGAGGTGGAGAAGATCTACAGCTGA
- a CDS encoding flavin-containing monooxygenase gives MSRKVTDKAVANRPARHVKTIIIGSGFAGLGLAIRLSQQGRTDYLVLERGSDVGGTWRDNTYPGAACDVPSHLYSYSFALNPNWSRSFSKQGEIQQYIQGVAKKYNVLDKHLFDCDVTSARWNTGTNRWEVESAKGSFTADTVVSAVGALCEPALPDIKGINNFKGEIFHSARWNHDADLPGKRVAIIGTGASSIQIVPSIAAQVAHLDVYQRTAPWLLPRMDRPYTLPERLAFKHIPGFQRLSRAAIYAARETQVVGLAKVPALMQAFELIARAKLKLEIRDPELRAKVTPNFRIGCKRMLISNEYYPALGRGNVDVITDGIAEVRENSIVTKDGTEREIDALIVATGFHVTDSPAYNTIAGKDGRTLSEVFDEIGQQGYKGSSIANFPNMFFLLGPNVGLGHTSMVFMIESQINYIADALATVNRLGLQTVEVRRAAQDAYNAELKNKLEGSVWNTGGCSSWYLDKHGNNTTLWPDFTFEFRKLTRTFDVAAYETTSDDSRNDLKVVAAQ, from the coding sequence ATGAGTCGCAAGGTTACAGACAAAGCTGTCGCCAACCGCCCCGCCCGTCACGTCAAGACGATCATCATCGGCAGTGGATTCGCCGGCCTCGGCCTGGCCATTCGCTTGAGCCAGCAGGGCCGCACCGATTACCTGGTGCTGGAACGCGGCAGCGATGTCGGTGGCACCTGGCGCGACAACACCTACCCGGGCGCCGCCTGCGACGTGCCTTCGCACCTGTACTCGTACTCCTTCGCGCTCAACCCGAACTGGTCGCGCTCGTTCTCCAAGCAGGGCGAGATCCAGCAGTACATCCAGGGCGTCGCCAAGAAGTACAACGTGCTCGACAAGCACCTCTTCGACTGCGATGTCACCTCCGCGCGCTGGAACACCGGTACCAACCGGTGGGAGGTCGAGTCCGCGAAAGGCAGCTTCACCGCAGACACCGTGGTCTCCGCGGTCGGCGCACTGTGCGAGCCCGCGCTGCCGGACATCAAGGGCATCAACAACTTCAAGGGCGAGATCTTCCACTCCGCCCGCTGGAACCACGACGCAGACCTGCCCGGCAAGCGTGTCGCGATCATCGGCACCGGCGCCTCGTCCATCCAGATCGTGCCGTCCATCGCGGCCCAGGTCGCTCACCTCGACGTCTACCAGCGCACCGCGCCGTGGCTGCTGCCCCGCATGGACCGGCCGTACACGCTGCCGGAACGTCTGGCCTTCAAGCACATCCCCGGCTTCCAGCGCCTCTCGCGCGCGGCCATCTACGCGGCCCGCGAGACCCAGGTCGTCGGCCTGGCCAAGGTCCCCGCGCTGATGCAGGCGTTCGAGCTGATCGCGAGGGCCAAGCTGAAGCTCGAGATCCGCGATCCCGAGTTGCGCGCCAAGGTGACACCGAACTTCCGGATCGGCTGCAAGCGCATGCTGATCTCCAACGAGTATTATCCCGCGCTCGGCCGCGGCAACGTGGATGTGATCACCGACGGCATCGCCGAGGTGCGCGAGAATTCGATCGTCACCAAGGACGGCACCGAGCGCGAGATCGACGCCCTCATCGTGGCGACCGGCTTCCATGTCACCGATTCCCCCGCCTACAACACCATCGCGGGCAAGGACGGGCGCACCCTTTCGGAAGTGTTCGACGAGATCGGCCAGCAGGGCTACAAGGGCTCGTCCATCGCCAACTTCCCGAACATGTTCTTCCTGCTCGGGCCGAACGTCGGCCTCGGCCACACCTCGATGGTGTTCATGATCGAATCGCAGATCAACTACATCGCCGACGCGCTGGCCACGGTGAACCGGCTGGGCCTGCAGACTGTCGAGGTGCGCCGCGCCGCGCAGGACGCTTACAACGCGGAACTGAAGAACAAGCTGGAAGGCAGCGTGTGGAATACCGGCGGCTGCTCCAGCTGGTACCTGGACAAGCATGGCAACAACACCACGCTGTGGCCCGACTTCACTTTCGAATTCCGCAAGCTGACAAGAACATTCGATGTCGCTGCCTATGAAACGACAAGCGACGATTCCCGAAACGATCTGAAAGTGGTGGCCGCACAGTGA
- a CDS encoding alpha/beta hydrolase → MRDINLPLPVARAMLRPIFRVTLNERMPWRWQRLLLDVSSRAQLLPAGTAVRKLHLGGRPAEQISAGSQSPRGATARGAILYLHGGGYAVGSLATHRSLAARLAHETGCTVYVLDYRLAPEHPFPAGLDDAELAFLELVESVGYRPDNIALAGDSAGGGLSLATAQRLLAQHGHTPAALGLIAPWADPNQIPERHRDLVINKPWSRACAAAYLGNGDSTDPGYAPLTGELRGLPPTYVQVDTSELLYSQCTELVATLRAAGVRVRFAETQGLWHVAQLQAALVAPAAAALTELAEFLREAIQPASARDLG, encoded by the coding sequence ATGCGCGACATCAACCTTCCGCTGCCCGTCGCACGGGCGATGCTGCGGCCGATCTTCCGAGTGACGCTGAACGAGCGGATGCCGTGGCGGTGGCAACGCCTGTTGCTCGATGTCAGTTCCCGCGCGCAGTTGCTGCCCGCGGGAACCGCCGTGCGCAAACTGCACCTCGGCGGCAGGCCCGCCGAGCAGATCTCGGCGGGTTCGCAATCTCCGCGCGGCGCGACGGCGCGGGGCGCGATCCTCTACCTGCACGGCGGCGGCTACGCGGTCGGTTCGCTCGCGACGCACCGTTCGCTCGCCGCCCGACTTGCACACGAAACCGGCTGCACCGTCTACGTTCTCGACTACCGGCTGGCGCCGGAGCACCCGTTCCCCGCCGGGCTCGACGACGCCGAGTTGGCGTTCCTCGAGCTGGTCGAGAGCGTGGGCTACCGTCCCGACAACATCGCCCTCGCCGGTGATTCGGCAGGCGGCGGGTTGTCGCTTGCCACGGCCCAGCGCCTGCTCGCCCAGCACGGGCACACGCCCGCTGCGCTCGGACTGATCGCGCCATGGGCCGATCCGAACCAGATCCCCGAGCGCCACCGCGACCTGGTGATCAACAAGCCGTGGTCGCGGGCATGTGCTGCCGCCTATCTCGGCAACGGCGATTCGACAGACCCCGGTTACGCCCCGCTGACCGGCGAGCTGCGCGGCCTGCCGCCGACGTATGTGCAGGTCGACACGAGCGAGCTGCTGTACAGCCAATGCACCGAGTTGGTCGCCACACTGCGGGCCGCAGGCGTGCGGGTGCGGTTCGCCGAGACGCAGGGACTGTGGCACGTCGCGCAGTTGCAGGCCGCGCTCGTCGCGCCTGCCGCGGCGGCGCTGACCGAACTGGCCGAATTTCTGCGCGAAGCGATCCAACCAGCGTCCGCTCGCGACCTAGGATAA